TTTTTTCTCAGCCAGCTTGAGCTTACTCCTAACTTCTGCAGATCACAAGGCCAGCACAATAAAGCAGGACTTGTTATATTACAACATTTATAAGACCAAGCCGAATTGCAAACCCACAATGCAGGGAACATAGAAAGCACCGCCATGACTATTCGATATTGCATCTGATTGCAGTCTCCAATGAGGAGAAGGATTGTAAAACAGTGGCTATATACAATATCAACCAGATGAACAGACGGTGATGGCCATTGCTGACGTGAGGCAGTGGGGACTGGGAGTCCGGCCTCAGTGGGCTTGCTTGTTTTCTACATCATCTTCTGGTGATATTGATTCCTCCTCTTTGCCAAGCGGTTGGATAAGTTTCATTCCTTCCTTGCCGAATGATATTGTCATGGGGCACCGTCATCAAAGAGAACTTTATAGAATCGCTTTCGTTCTTCTGGATCAAACAACCCTCCTGTGTCTCCCTGATCCTCGGGGTCAGACATCTCAGAGCTCACGTCCTTGCCTTCATTTGATCTACCCAAAACCAtgcctctcttcttcttcttttctagaTTTACCAAATGACGCCTACGGTTATATTCATGAAGCCCCTCCTGCATAAGTTCCCCAAATTTCTCCTTCACAACAACAAGTGGATCCTTATCAACCAGTTCTTGCCCATTATAAGCTTCTCTAAGAAGGACAGTATAGTTCTGGTACTTATTTGAGACATAGAATATGCCGGGGTGCTTAAGCAGCAAAACATTCAATTTCTCGGGCAAACTGAACTCCCTCCGAAAATGTGCCAGCTTCATAATGGATGATTTCTTCCATAGAGTCAATGACAACAACTCATGTACCAAAGCCACTGTCCTCTTCTCCATCTCCTTTGATCCCTCCACAAAGCCTGTGGAGCCCAAGTAAGGTGATATATAAGGAGTCGCATTAAATTCATGGAATCTTTCCCATGACTTGCTCCAAGTTGAAGGCAATGAGCATGTGAAACATGGCTCAGTTCCTTGCTTGTGAGCCGAAGCTTCTATAGCAGAAACTGCCAAATCTGGATTCCAAGACACCAGCTCAATCTCCATGGAACTCCGCCGCCCGCTATAATTAACAATCCGAAACACATCAGAATACTTTggcacaagtctaattaaatagTCATCTGGGAAACCAAAGTTCCGCCTCAGTACATTAAGCTTAACAACATTTAGTCTTTGATTGGAGCTCATCAtaagcaactttgctaatctctctACAAACACAGGTTCCTGCATATCTTTGAcagattcttcttcttctaccaAAGAAATCATCCGTTTAGTTAGCTGGCAGTAATACTCATCGCCTTGCAAATAGACTTGAAAGCAACATGGGTATTTTTTGAGCCAATTGAGAGCCTTTCCTTGAAGATCAAGGGTCTTGAACTTCTTCTGAATGAATGTCACTGTTGCTACCTGATCAGGACACCTAAGGatgatgttttttatttgattattcaCTATCCATCGGCGATTTTTTGACAGAGCAGATTCAAGATATGGGTCCTTCTTCATTGACCATAGAGAAAAATTCCGAGCAAAGTTTTGAACAAGTCTTGGGTTTTGATGCACTGTAGCAGCCATATTTCTCTTCTTTATGTATCCTCAATATCttcaaaatgaaaactaaaagaaaaaaggtaCTAAATTAATACAAGTGTTAGGAAAACAAATTTATGCAGAACACAAATTGGAAAGTTACAATGACAGAACACGAACATACAAAAGGTATAAAGGAGATAAATGGAGTAAATGAAGATTAAAAAGACCTACAAACAAAGactaaaaaaaggtcgtacccagtgcacaaggctcccgctttaagcagggtctgggagaggtgaatgtcggctagccttacccccatttatggagaggctgctcccaagtctcgaacccgagacgtaccgctcatgggcgaaggcacttgccatcacaccaagtgcgacctctaccTACAAACAAAGACTAATCAACCAAAATCAGCAATCATTTTATGTCTTAAGCAACAAAAGTTGAGGTTTTCATTGTATAATTGTGGTAATAGAAATGAAACTAAAATGCTTGTAAAGCTACATAAAGCGCAATAATTACTTGGAACAAATCCAAATGTCAACAGATTCAAGTGCTATATTTTTATTGGGACTTCATAGTCTATGTAACACTTGATTTCTTGAGTAGGTTTGATtctaaacccccccccccccccccaaaaaaaaaaacgaaatatCCTCCGGTAAATCCCTATTCTTAGTCTAGCTAATTCATATGCACCATCACAAACTGAAACAGTTCTGCAGTCCCTTCCTGTACAGGTTTAGTCACTAGTGGATGAAAGATATAGCAGCTTATGCAGATTCTCAGTTTATATCGAATGTAAATTCAATCTTCTTATTCTAAGGTTAGAAATCAAGACGTTAGGAAGACATTTTTATCCACGTAATTTCTAAGGTTGAGCAATAACTGATCCTCAATAGAAACAACTACCTAGTCATCTACTCTTTGTAAGCACAGACTAGAGCAGTTTCCCAAATCCAGCACAATGAGCAATTTATTAAATCTAGCATAATAGTTACAGTAGCAAGAGAATTTCGGGATGTTGGCAATCATTCTGCTGATTACAAATCCACGTATTCACTGCATAACAGTGGTATTGGAGACGGAATTACAACGTTCACAGAGCAACATAGAGTGCAATAAGTTCCAAAATGTGAGATTCAATATCCACTGCAAGTCTAAATGTCAACAGGTTCAAGTGCTATAGATTTTAATTGGGACTTCATAGTCTATGTAAGACTTGATCCCTTAAGTAAAGTTCGAATCTAAAAACACCCATAACCCACACCCCTTCAGTAACATAATGTCTGAAAGTGAAAAAGAACAAAGGATCATATCTACTTCTTCATGGTCTGAAAGTGAATGAATTAACCGGACCATGTTTTTGTAAATCCATTTTTTGTGTGTGCCTCCCATTAATAATCAAACTAATAGCATTGcccaggaaaaaaaaatatgcacaaTCTGACCATTGAATACTCATCGTCTTCAATTACCACAGCCTTCTTCTTCGACTTTGCACCCGCAGTAGGTTGCGGGTTCTCATCGTCGCGAGCAGTCGGCTTCTTCCGACCCATCGAGGCTTcgacaaacacacacacaaacatataTATTTACTATTTAGCTATTGTTTGTTTCGAAATGTAAAGAAATAGATCCAGATTTTACAACCATAAAGCAGTACCGCAATAATCTGATCCTaaaccaacacaaaacaaaatacacacgcatatatatgtgtgtgtagagagagagggatagaGCTTACTTGGGGCGGCGAGGAGGAGTGGAAGCAACAGAATCGACGGATTGCGGAGGACAACGATCGGGTTCGAATTGATTacaatcgagagagagagagagagagagagagagagagtgagacaGTTTTCTTGGGGGCCGAGAAAAACAAAAGCGTATTTGTCTCTTAAAAGTTCTAGGGTTCGGAACGGATAGTCTGTCAGGGTTTATAAGAAAAGGACAAGGACCCTCCGCTTCCAGTGCCCTTCCGCCTTCTTATTTTGTATGGTTACGGTGGTttagtcacgtcaatattttatatttttttataaatataataagacaaaaataaatagtaatataaaatattaacatgacttaaccgtgattaCACAAATAAAAAAGCACAAGAAGGATACCGAAAGTGAAGGGCATACAATCCTTATTCCTAAGAAAATTGGAAAAGCTCTagtgggccttttttttttattattttccacCACCTTGGGCATCGGTCCAAAAACTTTCAAGAGAATACTGAATTCGGCTCTGAACTTTTTTATTTAGACCTACTTTAATTATttgagtaaaactcaaattttaaggTTTTGACTTGTTCCAACATAAATAGGAATTTTTGAGGAAAATTTAAGTTAGGATTCTCCCTAAGTTAGTACCCACTATATGTgtactttttaaattttatatttataaattcattgaaaccaataattaaaatctaacataataaaatttaatagtaaaaaaagatctaatggtccaaatttaaatcaaacggctaaagtaagtaaaaaattctttttaaaatgtgtttttggattaaaacctaaattttttcatttaaaatgtTAAATTTTAGGGAACTTCCATGAAAAGAACTTGgattaagtttattttaataaaaaaatcatgctataattttatttaattaaaaagagttaaattttaataaaaacccttaaattttaataaaaaggacaaaagaacttaaattttaatgaaatagacatagttttaataaaaatgacaaaaaatctTACGTGTAGACTCACggtacactgtttatgaaacttactacactgtttattaaacttactacactgtt
This genomic interval from Malus domestica chromosome 05, GDT2T_hap1 contains the following:
- the LOC103402149 gene encoding protein WHAT'S THIS FACTOR 1 homolog, chloroplastic, with amino-acid sequence MAATVHQNPRLVQNFARNFSLWSMKKDPYLESALSKNRRWIVNNQIKNIILRCPDQVATVTFIQKKFKTLDLQGKALNWLKKYPCCFQVYLQGDEYYCQLTKRMISLVEEEESVKDMQEPVFVERLAKLLMMSSNQRLNVVKLNVLRRNFGFPDDYLIRLVPKYSDVFRIVNYSGRRSSMEIELVSWNPDLAVSAIEASAHKQGTEPCFTCSLPSTWSKSWERFHEFNATPYISPYLGSTGFVEGSKEMEKRTVALVHELLSLTLWKKSSIMKLAHFRREFSLPEKLNVLLLKHPGIFYVSNKYQNYTVLLREAYNGQELVDKDPLVVVKEKFGELMQEGLHEYNRRRHLVNLEKKKKRGMVLGRSNEGKDVSSEMSDPEDQGDTGGLFDPEERKRFYKVLFDDGAP